One window of Burkholderia vietnamiensis LMG 10929 genomic DNA carries:
- a CDS encoding anti-sigma factor family protein, producing the protein MDDEPRTPSHDADETASAQLLSALLDGELSGPERREVLERLRSDPQSADRFAHYGAQRDALHALFPLPPAAPALFVQRRASRRHAAAYAFAGLAAGLLLSVALHAGWTAFGAAPAFAARADAAYAVYALDRDHPVEVGAHDAGDAARLTGWLSARLGRPVRAPALDEYGYALLGGRLLPGDAGPAAQLMYQRADGARVTLYMTAYDARRLAPRALSSQGRHTYFWSDRGIGYALSGDGDERRLRELAIDACGALGGPTDAWKG; encoded by the coding sequence ATGGACGACGAACCGCGCACACCTTCGCACGATGCGGACGAAACCGCATCGGCCCAGCTGCTGTCGGCATTGCTCGATGGCGAACTGTCCGGGCCGGAGCGCCGCGAGGTGCTCGAGCGGCTGCGGTCCGATCCGCAGTCGGCCGACCGGTTCGCGCATTACGGCGCACAGCGCGACGCATTGCACGCGCTGTTTCCGCTGCCGCCCGCCGCGCCGGCGCTGTTCGTGCAGCGTCGCGCGTCGCGCCGGCACGCGGCCGCGTACGCATTCGCCGGGCTTGCGGCCGGGCTGCTGCTCAGCGTCGCGCTGCATGCCGGCTGGACGGCGTTCGGCGCAGCTCCCGCGTTCGCCGCGCGCGCGGACGCCGCATACGCGGTGTACGCGCTCGACCGCGACCATCCGGTCGAAGTCGGCGCGCACGATGCCGGCGATGCGGCGCGCCTGACCGGCTGGCTGTCCGCGCGGCTCGGGCGGCCGGTGCGCGCGCCGGCGCTCGACGAATACGGTTATGCGCTGCTCGGCGGCCGGCTGCTGCCGGGCGACGCCGGCCCGGCCGCGCAGCTGATGTATCAGCGTGCCGACGGCGCACGCGTGACGCTTTACATGACCGCGTACGACGCGCGACGTCTCGCGCCGCGCGCGCTGTCGTCGCAAGGTCGCCATACGTATTTCTGGTCGGATCGCGGCATCGGTTATGCGCTGTCCGGCGATGGTGACGAACGCCGCCTGCGCGAGCTCGCGATCGATGCGTGCGGCGCACTCGGCGGCCCGACCGACGCGTGGAAGGGATGA
- a CDS encoding sigma-70 family RNA polymerase sigma factor, protein MSYESDLLVWLPHLTRYARALTGERAWADDLVQDTLERALNRPPRDTANLRAWLLTLLRHRFIDQLRARHEIAVDDATAPWQTMAAPGGEIGGLVLRDVQRALYRLPVEQREVLLLVALEELSYRDAAQVLGVPVGTVMSRLSRAREQMRALLSGEPPTHGTAALRVIGKT, encoded by the coding sequence ATGAGCTACGAATCGGATCTGCTGGTATGGCTGCCGCATCTGACGCGGTATGCGCGCGCGCTGACGGGCGAGCGCGCGTGGGCCGACGATCTCGTGCAGGACACGCTCGAGCGCGCGCTGAACCGGCCGCCGCGCGACACCGCGAACCTGCGCGCGTGGCTGCTGACGTTGCTGCGGCACCGTTTCATCGACCAGTTGCGCGCGCGGCACGAGATCGCGGTGGACGACGCGACCGCGCCCTGGCAAACGATGGCCGCGCCGGGCGGCGAGATCGGCGGGCTGGTGTTGCGCGACGTGCAGCGCGCGCTGTACCGGCTGCCGGTCGAGCAACGCGAGGTGCTGCTGCTGGTGGCGCTCGAGGAACTGAGCTACCGCGATGCCGCTCAGGTGCTGGGCGTGCCGGTCGGGACGGTGATGTCGCGGCTGTCGCGGGCGCGCGAACAGATGCGCGCGCTGCTGTCCGGCGAGCCGCCGACGCACGGCACGGCCGCACTACGGGTGATCGGGAAGACATGA
- a CDS encoding sigma-E factor regulatory protein RseB domain-containing protein: MIAALLAASLIGASMTADPVTVAHAHFEQVHSYRATIRSSARSGEHAEIHYAYLKPGFVRMDFVSPHHGAVLAYDPGDGKVRLRPFGEHVPPALTLSPANPLVRDHSGHRVDRSDVGELLRNVQALQQGGATVTEGEETIGGRAALRVTVTGAPAHAVDGVHRYRLWLDADDGFPLKVVSFADGDGEPLETVTLDDVEIDVAFPARFFAP; this comes from the coding sequence GTGATCGCCGCGCTGCTGGCCGCGAGCCTGATAGGAGCAAGCATGACAGCCGATCCCGTAACCGTGGCGCACGCCCATTTCGAGCAGGTTCACTCGTATCGGGCGACGATCCGCTCGTCGGCGCGCAGCGGCGAGCATGCCGAAATCCATTACGCGTACCTCAAACCCGGTTTCGTCCGGATGGACTTCGTGTCGCCGCATCACGGCGCCGTGCTCGCATACGATCCGGGCGACGGCAAGGTCCGGCTGCGTCCGTTCGGCGAGCATGTGCCGCCGGCGCTGACGCTGTCGCCGGCCAATCCGCTGGTACGCGACCACAGCGGCCACCGGGTCGACCGGTCGGACGTCGGCGAGTTGCTGCGCAACGTGCAGGCGCTGCAGCAGGGCGGCGCGACGGTGACCGAAGGCGAGGAAACGATCGGCGGCCGGGCCGCGCTGCGTGTGACGGTGACCGGCGCGCCCGCGCATGCGGTGGACGGCGTGCATCGCTACCGGTTGTGGCTCGACGCCGACGACGGTTTTCCGCTGAAGGTCGTCAGCTTCGCGGACGGCGACGGCGAGCCGCTCGAGACGGTGACGCTCGACGACGTCGAGATCGACGTCGCGTTTCCCGCCCGCTTTTTCGCGCCCTGA
- a CDS encoding DHA2 family efflux MFS transporter permease subunit, whose translation MTHGIHGQQRWYALIVLCLGVLMIVLDSTIVNVALPSIGADLHFTGTALVWVVNAYLLTFGGFLLLGGRLGDLYGQRRMFLAGLVVFTLASLACGVAPSQTLLIAARAVQGFGGAVVSAVSLSLIMNLFTEPGERARAMGVYGFVCAGGGSLGVLLGGLLTSTLSWHWIFLVNLPIGIAVYAMCVALLPRVRVPADAARLDVAGALTVTASLMLAVYGIVGGNEAGWLSPQTVGLIGAALALLAAFIAIEARVAHPLMPLTLFAARNVALANVIGVLWAAAMFAWFFLSALYMQRVLGYGPLQVGLAFLPANLIMAAFSLGLSARIVMRCGIRGPIAAGLLIAACGLALFSRAPVDGGFVWHVLPGMTLLGIGAGVAFNPVLLAAMSDVEPADSGLASGIVNTAFMMGGALGLAVLASLAAARTETLAAAQAAPLDALNGGYHAAFAVGAAFAAAAGLLGLALRIRRQDAMPGVGPAVH comes from the coding sequence ATGACCCATGGAATCCACGGCCAGCAGCGCTGGTATGCGCTGATCGTCCTGTGCCTCGGCGTGCTGATGATCGTGCTCGACAGCACGATCGTGAACGTCGCGCTGCCGTCGATCGGCGCCGACCTCCATTTCACCGGGACGGCGCTCGTCTGGGTCGTCAACGCGTACCTCTTGACGTTCGGCGGCTTCCTGCTACTCGGCGGCCGGCTCGGCGACCTGTACGGCCAGCGCCGCATGTTCCTCGCGGGCCTCGTGGTGTTCACGCTCGCGTCGCTCGCATGCGGCGTCGCGCCCTCGCAGACGCTGCTGATCGCCGCGCGCGCGGTGCAGGGCTTCGGCGGCGCGGTGGTGTCGGCCGTGTCGCTGTCGCTGATCATGAACCTGTTCACCGAGCCCGGCGAACGGGCGCGCGCGATGGGCGTCTACGGCTTCGTCTGCGCGGGTGGCGGCAGCCTCGGCGTGCTGCTCGGCGGGCTGCTGACCAGCACGCTGTCGTGGCACTGGATCTTCCTCGTCAACCTGCCGATCGGCATCGCCGTCTATGCGATGTGCGTCGCGCTGCTGCCGCGCGTGCGCGTGCCGGCCGACGCCGCGCGGCTCGACGTCGCGGGCGCGCTCACCGTGACGGCGTCGCTGATGCTGGCCGTCTACGGGATCGTCGGCGGCAACGAGGCCGGCTGGCTGTCGCCGCAGACCGTCGGGCTGATCGGCGCGGCGCTCGCGCTGCTCGCGGCGTTCATCGCGATCGAGGCGCGCGTCGCGCATCCGCTGATGCCGCTCACGCTGTTCGCCGCGCGCAACGTCGCGCTCGCCAACGTGATCGGCGTGCTGTGGGCGGCGGCGATGTTCGCCTGGTTCTTCCTGTCCGCGCTGTACATGCAGCGCGTGCTCGGCTACGGGCCGCTGCAGGTCGGCCTCGCGTTCCTGCCGGCCAATCTGATCATGGCCGCGTTCTCGCTCGGGCTGTCGGCGCGCATCGTGATGCGCTGCGGGATCCGCGGCCCGATCGCCGCCGGCCTGCTGATCGCCGCGTGCGGGCTGGCGCTGTTCTCGCGCGCGCCCGTGGACGGCGGCTTCGTGTGGCACGTGCTGCCCGGCATGACGCTGCTCGGCATCGGCGCGGGCGTCGCATTCAATCCGGTGCTGCTCGCCGCGATGAGCGACGTCGAGCCGGCCGATTCCGGGCTCGCATCGGGCATCGTCAACACCGCCTTCATGATGGGCGGCGCACTCGGCCTCGCGGTGCTCGCGAGCCTCGCCGCGGCCCGCACCGAGACGCTCGCGGCCGCACAAGCCGCACCGCTCGACGCGCTGAACGGCGGCTACCACGCCGCGTTCGCGGTCGGCGCGGCATTCGCGGCCGCCGCCGGGCTGCTCGGCCTCGCGCTGCGCATTCGCCGGCAGGATGCGATGCCGGGCGTCGGTCCCGCGGTCCACTGA
- a CDS encoding DsbA family oxidoreductase, with the protein MTPLPAPPARPMLTVEIWSDLICPWCWIGKRRFDDALATFPHAQHVDVVLRAYRLMPGQPVEPVEAMLAGKYRMSAAQVDQMLRQVTDAAASVGLRYDLPGTLVGDTLDAHRVVKLAQATGHAHALTERLYRAYFCEHGALFDHAALTDFAVEAGLERAAVEATLRSDAYRDEVEADVARAAQIGGRGVPLFVFGGRYAVSGAQPVDVFAQALERAWHDGASVAFHDDAAACGPDGCELPPRA; encoded by the coding sequence ATGACGCCCCTGCCCGCCCCGCCTGCCCGCCCGATGCTCACCGTCGAGATCTGGTCCGACCTGATCTGCCCGTGGTGCTGGATCGGCAAGCGCCGCTTCGACGACGCGCTCGCCACATTCCCGCATGCGCAGCACGTCGACGTCGTGCTGCGCGCGTACCGGCTCATGCCGGGCCAGCCGGTCGAACCGGTCGAGGCGATGCTCGCGGGCAAATACCGGATGTCGGCGGCGCAGGTCGACCAGATGCTGCGCCAGGTGACCGACGCGGCCGCGAGCGTCGGGCTGCGCTACGACCTGCCCGGCACGCTCGTCGGCGACACGCTCGACGCGCACCGCGTCGTGAAGCTCGCACAAGCGACCGGTCATGCGCACGCGCTGACCGAGCGACTCTACCGCGCGTATTTCTGCGAGCACGGCGCGTTGTTCGACCACGCGGCGCTGACCGACTTCGCGGTCGAAGCGGGACTCGAACGCGCGGCCGTCGAAGCGACGCTGCGCAGCGATGCGTACCGCGACGAGGTCGAAGCCGACGTCGCGCGCGCCGCGCAGATCGGCGGACGCGGCGTGCCGCTGTTCGTGTTCGGCGGCCGTTACGCGGTGTCCGGCGCGCAGCCGGTCGACGTGTTCGCGCAGGCGCTCGAGCGCGCGTGGCACGACGGCGCGAGCGTCGCATTCCACGACGACGCAGCCGCGTGCGGCCCCGACGGCTGCGAACTGCCGCCGCGCGCATGA
- a CDS encoding sulfite exporter TauE/SafE family protein, with protein MSLPHIDPLYSLSGLFVGILVGLTGVGGGSLMTPILVLLFGVHPATAVGTDLLYAAATKATGTLVHGLKGSVDWRITGRLAAGSVPAAAVTLWVLHTHGMNSPSTARTIQLVLGVALLLTSLALIFRPQLTALAARNPLAPSPARTLWSTVLTGAVLGVLVSMTSVGAGAIGVTVLLLLYPALATSRIVGSDIAHAVPLTLVAGMGHWLLGSVDWSMLLSLLLGSLPGIVIGSLLSARAPERLLRNLLAATLIAVGVRLVLA; from the coding sequence ATGTCGCTTCCCCATATCGATCCGCTGTACTCCCTGTCCGGCCTGTTCGTCGGCATCCTCGTCGGTCTGACGGGCGTCGGCGGCGGTTCGCTGATGACGCCGATCCTGGTGCTGCTGTTCGGCGTCCACCCCGCGACGGCGGTCGGCACCGACCTGCTGTACGCGGCCGCGACCAAGGCCACCGGCACGCTCGTGCACGGGCTGAAAGGATCGGTCGACTGGCGCATCACCGGCCGGCTCGCGGCCGGCAGCGTGCCGGCCGCCGCCGTCACGCTGTGGGTGCTCCACACGCACGGGATGAATTCGCCCAGCACCGCACGCACGATCCAGTTGGTGCTCGGCGTCGCGCTGCTGCTCACGTCGCTCGCGCTGATCTTCCGCCCGCAGCTCACCGCGCTCGCCGCGCGCAATCCGCTCGCGCCGAGCCCCGCGCGCACGCTGTGGTCCACCGTGCTGACCGGCGCCGTGCTCGGCGTGCTGGTGTCGATGACGTCGGTCGGCGCCGGCGCGATCGGCGTCACCGTGCTGCTGTTGCTGTATCCGGCGCTCGCGACCAGCCGCATCGTCGGTTCCGACATCGCGCACGCGGTGCCGCTCACGCTCGTCGCCGGCATGGGCCACTGGCTGCTCGGCTCGGTCGACTGGTCGATGCTGCTGTCGCTGCTGCTCGGCTCGCTGCCGGGCATCGTGATCGGCAGCCTGCTGTCGGCGCGCGCGCCCGAGCGGCTGCTGCGCAACCTGCTCGCCGCGACGCTGATCGCGGTCGGCGTGCGGCTCGTGCTCGCGTAA
- a CDS encoding beta strand repeat-containing protein, with amino-acid sequence MGQNINLTGVALSVATVFGVLASGSAMAAALDALPIPQVIVNPPTNNVSVGLAATGTSPLGSVTVTTGGAGALQTSLGNPAQALSGVVNGLPGALGGSGGTVTPLAPVQGVVNQVTGALGSVGGGANPLAAVQGAVGQVTGALGNVGSGNPAGALTGALGTVTGALGNAGGGNPAGALTGALGNVGGANPLAPVQNVIDQVTGTLGSGNPAGALGNGVNTITGALGNLGGASSPLAPVQGAVTHVAGTLGNGNPAEALTNAVNSVTGALGNLGSTSPLAPVQGVVNQVVGSLSGAGGSNPIAPITNLVSGLQNALPTGGNAAGALTGALGTVTGALGNLGSTNPLAPVQGVVNQVVGTLSGAGGSNPIAPITNLVNGLQNALPTGGNAAGALTNALGTVTGALGNLGGTNPLAPVQGVVNQVVGTLAGAGGGNPIAPITNLVGGLTGGNNPAGALTGALGSVTGALANGPAALGQAAGALTGAAGSAAAAGGSLLGSGASAGGSTAGAVGSLVSTTGNATATVVNAAGTTVGTALGSTPGLSVTPHSGNGSANNPLAPVSTLLQAVTAALPR; translated from the coding sequence ATGGGACAAAACATTAATTTGACGGGTGTGGCGCTGTCGGTCGCGACGGTGTTCGGGGTGCTGGCTTCCGGTTCGGCGATGGCGGCGGCGCTCGATGCGCTGCCGATTCCGCAAGTGATCGTGAATCCGCCGACGAACAACGTGTCGGTCGGGCTGGCCGCGACCGGCACGTCGCCGCTGGGCTCGGTGACCGTGACGACGGGCGGGGCCGGCGCGCTTCAGACGTCGCTCGGCAATCCGGCGCAGGCGTTGTCGGGGGTGGTGAATGGGTTGCCGGGCGCGCTGGGGGGCAGCGGCGGCACGGTGACGCCGCTCGCGCCGGTGCAGGGCGTGGTGAATCAGGTGACGGGCGCGTTGGGGAGTGTCGGGGGCGGCGCGAATCCGTTGGCGGCGGTGCAGGGCGCGGTCGGTCAAGTGACGGGTGCATTGGGTAACGTTGGCAGCGGTAACCCGGCCGGCGCATTGACCGGAGCACTCGGCACGGTGACCGGCGCATTGGGCAACGCTGGTGGCGGTAACCCGGCCGGCGCGTTGACCGGCGCACTCGGCAACGTCGGCGGCGCGAATCCCCTTGCCCCTGTCCAGAACGTCATCGATCAGGTCACCGGCACGCTCGGCAGCGGCAATCCGGCCGGCGCGCTGGGCAACGGCGTCAACACGATCACGGGTGCGCTGGGCAACCTGGGTGGCGCGTCGAGCCCGCTCGCGCCGGTGCAGGGCGCCGTCACGCATGTGGCGGGCACGCTCGGCAACGGCAATCCGGCCGAAGCGCTGACGAATGCGGTGAACTCGGTGACCGGCGCGCTCGGCAACCTCGGCAGCACGAGCCCGCTGGCGCCGGTGCAGGGCGTCGTCAATCAGGTCGTCGGCTCGTTGTCCGGCGCTGGCGGCAGCAACCCGATCGCGCCGATCACGAACCTCGTCAGCGGCTTGCAGAATGCGCTGCCGACCGGTGGTAACGCCGCGGGCGCGCTGACCGGAGCACTGGGCACGGTCACCGGCGCCTTGGGCAATCTCGGCAGCACGAACCCGCTGGCGCCGGTCCAGGGCGTCGTCAATCAGGTCGTCGGCACGTTGTCCGGCGCTGGCGGCAGCAACCCGATCGCGCCGATCACGAACCTCGTCAACGGCTTGCAGAACGCGCTGCCCACCGGCGGCAACGCCGCCGGTGCGCTGACCAACGCACTCGGCACGGTCACCGGCGCCTTGGGCAACCTCGGCGGCACGAACCCGCTGGCGCCGGTGCAGGGCGTCGTGAATCAGGTCGTCGGCACGCTCGCGGGCGCTGGCGGCGGCAACCCGATCGCGCCGATCACGAACCTCGTCGGCGGTCTGACCGGCGGCAACAACCCGGCCGGCGCGCTGACCGGCGCACTCGGCTCGGTGACGGGCGCGCTCGCGAACGGCCCGGCGGCACTCGGGCAGGCCGCGGGTGCGTTGACCGGTGCGGCCGGTTCTGCCGCCGCGGCCGGCGGCAGCCTGCTCGGCTCGGGCGCCAGCGCGGGGGGCAGCACGGCAGGCGCGGTCGGCTCGCTGGTGTCGACCACGGGCAATGCGACGGCGACGGTCGTCAACGCGGCCGGCACGACGGTGGGCACCGCGCTGGGCTCCACGCCGGGCCTGTCGGTCACGCCGCACTCGGGCAACGGTTCGGCGAACAACCCGCTCGCGCCGGTGTCGACGCTCCTCCAGGCAGTAACGGCCGCCTTGCCGAGGTAA
- a CDS encoding S10 family peptidase, translating into MTTRKSLKDGFALFGTTLSVPLAAAAAAALLVTGCGGDDGSGPSAATAAAVTAANGSTSATTNAPAAVPADQPYVDDDVYGTGPDDAVTDSAEGAAVVHRQVAIGGKTIQYTATTGHLTTIDPVTSAPNAKMFYVAYTQDNPDPSKPRPVTFFYNGGPGSSSVYLLLGSFGPKRLQSSFPNFTPPAPYKLLDNPDSLLDRTDLVFINPVGTGYSTAIAPAKNKDFWGTDQDARSIDRFIQRYLTKYSRWNSPKFLFGESYGTARSAVVSWVLHEDGIDLNGITLQSSILDYANALSAPGTFPTLAADAFYWKKTTLNPAPTDLDAYMAQARHYADDTLAPLAQKPNPQDGGFVNVRLNLNQRTAQQMGAYIGTDATTLIQTFGNPAALGNVPSSDDNPPYTFFLTLVPGIQIGQYDGRANFTGKGIAPYILPNSGSNDPSITNVGGAYTVLWNSYINTDLKYTSTSSFVDLNDQVFNNWDFSHTDPTGANKGGGNTLYTAGDLAATMSVNPDLKVLSANGYFDAVTPFHQTELTLAQMPLDPTLKAQNLTIKNYPSGHMIYLNDASRTALKGDLGSFYDGILANRGALQRVLKLQARTLQMKQQQLQQQGQ; encoded by the coding sequence ATGACGACACGGAAGTCCTTGAAAGACGGTTTCGCGCTATTTGGAACGACACTGAGCGTGCCGCTCGCGGCGGCGGCGGCCGCCGCGCTGCTCGTCACCGGCTGCGGCGGCGACGACGGCTCCGGCCCGAGCGCCGCCACCGCGGCGGCCGTGACGGCGGCCAACGGCAGCACGTCCGCCACGACGAATGCCCCGGCCGCCGTGCCCGCGGACCAGCCGTACGTCGACGACGACGTCTACGGCACCGGCCCGGACGATGCGGTCACCGACTCGGCCGAAGGCGCGGCGGTCGTGCATCGCCAGGTCGCGATCGGCGGCAAGACGATCCAGTACACGGCCACGACCGGCCACCTGACGACGATCGATCCGGTCACGTCCGCACCGAACGCGAAGATGTTCTACGTCGCCTACACGCAGGACAATCCCGACCCGTCGAAGCCGCGCCCGGTCACGTTCTTTTACAACGGCGGGCCGGGCTCGTCGTCGGTCTACCTGCTGCTCGGCTCGTTCGGGCCGAAGCGCCTGCAATCGTCGTTTCCGAACTTCACGCCGCCCGCGCCGTACAAGCTGCTCGACAACCCCGACAGCCTGCTCGATCGCACCGATCTGGTGTTCATCAACCCGGTCGGCACCGGCTACTCGACGGCGATCGCGCCGGCGAAGAACAAGGACTTCTGGGGCACCGACCAGGACGCGCGCTCGATCGACCGCTTCATCCAGCGCTACCTGACCAAGTATTCGCGCTGGAATTCGCCGAAGTTCCTGTTCGGCGAGTCGTACGGCACGGCGCGCAGCGCGGTCGTGTCGTGGGTGTTGCACGAGGACGGCATCGACCTGAACGGGATCACGCTGCAGTCGTCGATCCTCGACTATGCGAATGCGCTGTCCGCGCCCGGCACGTTCCCGACGCTCGCGGCCGACGCGTTCTACTGGAAGAAGACGACGCTCAATCCGGCGCCGACCGATCTCGACGCGTACATGGCGCAGGCCCGCCACTACGCGGACGACACGCTCGCGCCGCTCGCGCAGAAGCCGAACCCGCAGGACGGCGGCTTCGTGAACGTGCGGCTGAACCTGAACCAGCGGACCGCGCAGCAGATGGGCGCGTACATTGGCACCGACGCGACGACGCTGATCCAGACCTTCGGCAACCCGGCCGCGCTCGGCAACGTGCCGTCGTCGGACGACAACCCGCCGTACACGTTCTTCCTGACGCTCGTGCCCGGCATCCAGATCGGCCAGTACGACGGCCGCGCGAACTTCACGGGCAAGGGCATCGCGCCGTACATCCTGCCGAACTCGGGCAGCAACGATCCGTCGATCACGAACGTCGGCGGCGCGTACACGGTGCTGTGGAACAGCTACATCAACACCGATCTCAAGTACACGTCGACGTCGTCGTTCGTGGATCTGAACGACCAGGTGTTCAACAACTGGGACTTCAGCCACACCGACCCGACCGGCGCGAACAAGGGCGGCGGCAATACGCTGTACACGGCCGGCGACCTGGCGGCGACGATGAGCGTCAACCCGGACCTGAAGGTGCTGTCGGCGAACGGCTATTTCGACGCGGTCACGCCGTTCCACCAGACCGAGCTGACGCTCGCGCAGATGCCGCTCGATCCGACGCTCAAGGCGCAGAACCTGACGATCAAGAACTACCCGTCGGGGCACATGATCTATCTGAACGATGCGTCGCGAACCGCGCTGAAGGGCGATCTCGGCAGCTTCTACGACGGGATCCTCGCGAACCGCGGCGCGCTGCAGCGCGTGCTGAAGCTGCAGGCGCGCACGCTGCAGATGAAGCAGCAGCAACTGCAGCAGCAGGGGCAGTAA
- a CDS encoding quinol oxidase has protein sequence MNPKILKLLTAGALAAGTALALADATVPTRVPVDADGVQRVTIVGGSYFFRPALVIVRADVPVELTVSAEPGVVPHSFEIDAPQAGIAVHTELTTTPRTLRFTPRQPGRFAYYCTHRLLFLRSHRERGMAGVLVVEAAP, from the coding sequence ATGAATCCGAAGATCCTGAAGCTGTTGACGGCTGGCGCGCTCGCGGCAGGCACCGCGCTTGCTCTCGCTGATGCAACGGTGCCGACGCGCGTGCCGGTCGACGCGGACGGCGTGCAGCGCGTGACCATCGTCGGCGGCAGTTACTTCTTCCGCCCGGCGCTGGTGATCGTGCGCGCCGACGTACCGGTCGAGCTGACCGTATCGGCCGAGCCGGGCGTCGTGCCGCACAGTTTCGAAATCGACGCGCCGCAGGCCGGCATCGCGGTGCACACCGAATTGACCACGACGCCGCGCACGCTGCGCTTCACGCCGAGGCAGCCCGGTCGCTTCGCCTACTATTGCACGCACCGGCTGCTGTTCCTGCGCAGCCATCGCGAGCGCGGCATGGCGGGCGTGCTGGTCGTCGAGGCGGCGCCGTGA
- a CDS encoding helix-turn-helix transcriptional regulator, whose amino-acid sequence MRKKPSPVKDLLLSRYAPIADGIAALFFPYAEAVIHDLHDQTVLYLANNLSKREVGDDSALEEIDHSARERVIGPYEKLNWDGRRMRCVSNVLFDDEGRPAGMMCINFNIAVFDDVRATLDVFIKGAGIVAQPDELFRDDWQERINTFLHGWLRERQVGLNGLTREHRRELVEALYAEGAFRGKSAANYVANVLGMGRATVYKHLKHLKETQGDA is encoded by the coding sequence ATGCGCAAGAAGCCATCCCCCGTCAAAGACCTGCTGCTCTCCCGTTACGCACCGATCGCCGACGGCATCGCGGCGCTGTTCTTCCCCTATGCGGAAGCCGTGATCCACGACCTGCACGACCAGACCGTCCTGTACCTGGCCAACAACCTGTCGAAGCGCGAGGTCGGCGACGATTCTGCACTCGAAGAAATCGATCACTCGGCGCGCGAACGCGTGATCGGCCCGTACGAAAAGCTGAACTGGGACGGCCGGCGCATGCGTTGCGTGAGCAACGTGCTGTTCGACGACGAAGGCCGCCCGGCCGGGATGATGTGCATCAACTTCAACATCGCGGTGTTCGACGACGTGCGCGCGACGCTCGACGTGTTCATCAAGGGCGCGGGGATCGTCGCGCAACCGGACGAGCTGTTCCGCGACGACTGGCAGGAGCGCATCAACACGTTCCTGCACGGCTGGCTGCGCGAGCGGCAGGTCGGCCTGAACGGTCTCACGCGCGAGCACCGGCGCGAGCTGGTCGAAGCGCTGTACGCGGAAGGCGCGTTCCGCGGCAAGAGCGCGGCCAACTACGTCGCGAACGTGCTCGGGATGGGCCGCGCGACCGTCTACAAACACCTCAAGCATCTGAAGGAAACGCAAGGCGACGCGTAA